A single window of Syngnathus acus chromosome 23, fSynAcu1.2, whole genome shotgun sequence DNA harbors:
- the lamtor4 gene encoding ragulator complex protein LAMTOR4: protein MTTAALTAGLERIPDQLGYLVISEDGVLASSGELENDEHTAGVIMQMVRTASRFRLAGSADVPFKRMSVILEDFVFTVTVSGQKVFVVKRQHNQQDPISV from the exons ATG ACGACCGCAGCGCTGACTGCGGGTTTGGAGCGGATTCCGGACCAGCTCGGCTATCTGGTCATCAGCGAGGACGGCGTTCTGGCC TCTTCAGGTGAGCTGGAAAATGATGAGCACACAGCTGGAGTGATCATGCAGATGGTTCGCACGGCCAGTCGCTTCCGGTTGGCGGGATCGGCCGATGTGCCCTTCAAACGCATGTCAG TGATCTTGgaggattttgttttcaccgTGACCGTTTCGGGTCAGAAGGTTTTTGTGGTCAAACGGCAGCACAACCAGCAGGACCCCATCAGCGTGTAG
- the atp6v1f gene encoding V-type proton ATPase subunit F → MAGRGKLIAVIGDEDTCTGFLLGGIGELNKNRKPNFLVVEKDTSITEIEETFKGFLARNDIGIILINQFIAEMIRHAIDAHMQSIPAVLEIPSKEHPYDASKDSILRRAKGMFSADDFR, encoded by the exons ATGGCCGGCCGCGGGAAGCTGATCGCCGTGATCGGCGACGAAGACACTTGCACCGGATTTCTCCTCGGCGGCATCGGCGAACTCAACAAGAACCGAAAACCGAATTTCTTGGTGGTGGAGAAAGACACGAGCATCACGGAGATCGAGGAGACCTTCAA GGGCTTCCTGGCTCGCAACGACATCGGCATCATCCTCATCAACCAGTTCATCGCCGAAATGATTCGCCACGCCATCGACGCCCACATGCAGTCCATCCCGGCCGTGCTGGAGATCCCGTCCAAGGAGCATCCCTACGACGCTTCCAAAGACTCcatccttcggagggccaagGGCATGTTCTCGGCCGATGACTTCCGATAA
- the zgc:193726 gene encoding uncharacterized protein zgc:193726: protein MKWPLVLATAMTCLSAQPPRRLTRDAETRRLPKQNETRNSSSLMSVTSNATSDDTSKLTSRDTSATPWLIFNSTSNESGRLYEQVASMGCMLPTCSVTDLGSKLQVGDETAGGSTLDPEGFGKK, encoded by the exons ATGAAGTGGCCACTGGTGTTGGCAACCGCCATGACGTGCCTTTCGGCTCAGCCGCCTCGACGCTTGACCAG aGATGCCGAGACTCGACGGCTGCCAAAGCAAAACGAAACGCG CAACTCATCAAGCTTGATGAGCGTCACGTCAAACGCGACCTCCGATGACACGTCGAAGCTGACGTCGCGGGACACATCCGCGACTCCGTGGCTCATCTTCAACTCGACGTCAAACGAAAGTGGGCGCCTTTACGA GCAGGTCGCTTCCATGGGCTGTATGCTGCCCACCTGCTCCGTCACAGATCTCGGGTCCAAGCTTCAAGTCGGGGACGAAACGGCAGGCGGCTCCACGCTCGACCCGGAAGGGTTTGGGAAGAAATGA
- the LOC119117078 gene encoding ADP-ribosylation factor 4, which translates to MGLTISTVFARLFGKKQMRILMVGLDAAGKTTILYKLKLGEIVTTIPTIGFNVETVEYKNICFTVWDVGGQDKIRPLWRHYFQNTQGLIFVVDSNDRERVAESADELSKMIQEDDLKDAVLLVFANKQDLPNAMAASELTDKLGLNDLRSRTWYVQATCATQGTGLYEGLDWLSNELAKH; encoded by the exons ATGGGGCTGACGATCTCCACGGTGTTTGCCAGGCTCTTCGGCAAGAAGCAGATGAGAATCCTGATGG tgGGCTTGGACGCAGCTGGAAAAACGACCATTTTGTACAAACTCAAGCTAGGAGAGATCGTCACCACCATTCCGACCATCG GTTTCAACGTGGAGACGGTGGAGTACAAGAACATCTGCTTCACCGTTTGGGATGTTGGCGGACAGGACAAGATTCGACCTCTCTGGAGACACTACTTCCAGAACACTCAG GGTCTGATCTTCGTGGTGGACAGCAACGACCGAGAGCGAGTGGCCGAGTCGGCCGATGAACTCTCAAAGATG ATCCAGGAGGATGACTTGAAGGATGCTGTTCTGCTGGTGTTTGCCAACAAGCAGGATCTTCCCAATGCCATGGCCGCCAGCGAACTCACCGATAAACTGGGCCTGAACGACTTGCGCAGCCGCACC TGGTACGTTCAGGCCACCTGCGCCACTCAGGGGACTGGCCTATACGAGGGTCTCGACTGGTTGTCCAATGAGCTCGCCAAGCACTAA